The following are encoded together in the Neofelis nebulosa isolate mNeoNeb1 chromosome 9, mNeoNeb1.pri, whole genome shotgun sequence genome:
- the LOC131486361 gene encoding LOW QUALITY PROTEIN: ubiquitin-like protein FUBI (The sequence of the model RefSeq protein was modified relative to this genomic sequence to represent the inferred CDS: inserted 1 base in 1 codon; substituted 1 base at 1 genomic stop codon), translated as MQLFVCAQELHTLEVTGEETVAQIKAHVVPLEGIAPEDQVVLLAGTLLEDEATLGQFGVEALNTLEVASSMLGGKIHHSLARAGKVRGQTPKVAKQEKKKTGXAKRQSXYNHYFANVVPTFGKKKGTMPTLKFVVILAFPNKTT; from the exons ATGCAGCTCTTTGTCTGTGCCCAGGAGCTACACACCCTCGAGGTGACTGGTGAGGAGACTGTTGCCCAGATCAAGGCTCATGTAGTCCCTCTGGAGGGCATCGCTCCAGAAGATCAAGTTGTGCTCCTGGCAGGCACACTCCTAGAGGATGAGGCTACCCTAGGTCAGTTTGGAGTGGAGGCTCTGAACACCCTGGAAGTAGCCAGCTCCATGCTTGGAGGTAAAATCCATCATTCCCTGGCCCGTGCTGGGAAAGTAAGAGGGCAGACTCCCAAGGTGGccaaacaggagaaaaagaagacaggctGAGCCAAGAGGCAGA AGTACAACCATTACTTTGCCAATGTTGTGCCCACCTTTGGCAAGAAGAAGGGCACCATGCCAACTCTTAAGTTCGTTGTAATCTTGGCTTTCCCCAATAAAACCACTTAA